The following are encoded in a window of uncultured Pseudomonas sp. genomic DNA:
- the ubiD gene encoding 4-hydroxy-3-polyprenylbenzoate decarboxylase, with the protein MQYRDLRDFIRGLEARGELKRIHTPVSPVLDMTEICDRTLRKGGPALLFENPAGFDVPVLGNLFGTPKRVALGMGAEEVSELREIGKLLAFLKEPEPPKGLKDAWNKLPIFRKVLAMAPKVVKDAPCQEVIEEGEDVDLGKLPVQTCWPGDVGPLITWGLTITKGPNKERQNLGIYRQQVIGRNKVIMRWLSHRGGALDFRDWCEKYPDRPYPVCVALGADPATILGAVTPVPDSLSEYAFAGLLRGHRTELIKARGSDLQVPASAEIVLEGVIHPGEMADEGPYGDHTGYYNEVDRFPVFTVERITRRQKPIYHSTYTGRPPDEPAILGVALNEVFVPILQKQFPEITDFYLPPEGCSYRMAVVTIKKQYPGHAKRVMLGVWSFLRQFMYTKFVIVTDDDINARDWNDVIWAITTRMDPSRDTVLIDNTPIDYLDFASPVSGLGSKMGLDATHKWPGETNREWGRAIVQDEAVKQRVDALWSELGID; encoded by the coding sequence ATGCAGTATCGTGATCTGCGCGATTTTATTCGCGGTCTGGAAGCGCGTGGTGAACTCAAGCGCATCCACACGCCGGTTTCCCCTGTGCTGGACATGACCGAAATCTGCGACCGCACCCTACGTAAAGGTGGGCCGGCGCTGCTGTTCGAAAACCCAGCAGGCTTTGATGTGCCGGTACTCGGTAATTTGTTCGGCACACCCAAGCGTGTGGCCTTGGGCATGGGTGCGGAAGAGGTCAGCGAGCTGCGTGAAATCGGCAAGCTGCTGGCCTTTCTCAAGGAACCCGAGCCGCCGAAAGGCTTGAAGGATGCCTGGAACAAGCTGCCGATCTTCCGCAAGGTGCTGGCCATGGCGCCCAAGGTCGTCAAGGACGCGCCCTGCCAGGAAGTGATCGAAGAGGGCGAGGATGTCGACCTCGGCAAGCTGCCGGTGCAGACCTGCTGGCCTGGCGACGTAGGCCCGCTGATTACCTGGGGGCTGACCATCACCAAGGGCCCGAATAAAGAGCGGCAGAACCTCGGGATCTATCGTCAGCAGGTGATTGGCCGTAATAAAGTGATCATGCGCTGGCTCAGCCACCGTGGCGGCGCTCTGGATTTCCGTGACTGGTGCGAGAAATACCCGGACCGCCCCTATCCAGTTTGTGTGGCGCTCGGCGCTGATCCCGCGACCATTCTCGGCGCGGTGACGCCGGTTCCGGACAGTCTTTCCGAATATGCCTTTGCCGGCCTGCTACGCGGCCATCGCACTGAGCTGATCAAGGCGCGCGGCAGTGACTTGCAGGTTCCGGCCAGCGCTGAGATCGTCCTCGAGGGGGTGATACATCCAGGCGAGATGGCCGATGAGGGGCCGTATGGCGACCACACCGGCTACTACAACGAGGTGGATCGCTTCCCGGTGTTTACCGTCGAGCGCATTACCCGTCGGCAAAAGCCGATTTATCACAGTACCTACACCGGTAGGCCGCCGGATGAGCCGGCGATTCTTGGCGTGGCGCTGAATGAAGTGTTCGTGCCGATTCTGCAGAAGCAGTTTCCTGAAATCACCGACTTTTACCTGCCGCCCGAGGGCTGCTCGTACCGCATGGCGGTAGTGACCATCAAGAAGCAGTATCCCGGTCACGCCAAGCGCGTGATGCTCGGGGTGTGGAGCTTCCTGCGCCAGTTTATGTACACCAAATTCGTCATCGTCACTGATGACGACATCAACGCCCGCGATTGGAATGACGTGATCTGGGCCATTACCACGCGCATGGACCCTTCGCGCGACACGGTACTGATCGACAACACGCCGATCGATTATCTGGATTTCGCCTCACCGGTCTCCGGTCTCGGCTCGAAGATGGGCCTGGATGCCACGCACAAGTGGCCAGGGGAAACCAATCGCGAATGGGGCCGCGCTATCGTTCAGGATGAAGCGGTCAAGCAGCGCGTTGATGCGCTGTGGTCTGAGTTGGGAATTGATTGA
- the rho gene encoding transcription termination factor Rho — translation MNLTELKQKPITELLELAEQQGLENMARSRKQDVIFSLLKKHAKSGEEISGDGVLEILQDGFGFLRSADASYLAGPDDIYVSPSQIRRFNLRTGDTIVGKIRPPKEGERYFALLKVDTINYDRPENAKNKILFENLTPLFPTKRLVMEAGNGSTEDITGRVIDLCAPIGKGQRGLIVAPPKAGKTIMLQNIAANIARNNPECHLIVLLIDERPEEVTEMQRTVRGEVVASTFDEPPTRHVQVAEMVIEKAKRLVEHKKDVVILLDSITRLARAYNTVIPSSGKVLTGGVDAHALEKPKRFFGAARNIEEGGSLTIIATALVETGSKMDEVIYEEFKGTGNMELPLDRRIAEKRVFPAININRAGTRREELLTADDELQRMWILRKLLHPMDEIAAIEFLTDKLKATKTNDEFFQSMKRK, via the coding sequence ATGAATCTGACCGAACTCAAGCAAAAGCCGATTACCGAACTGCTGGAACTCGCTGAACAACAAGGCCTGGAAAACATGGCCCGTTCGCGCAAGCAGGACGTGATTTTCTCCCTGTTGAAAAAACACGCTAAAAGCGGTGAGGAAATCTCCGGTGATGGCGTGCTGGAGATTCTCCAGGACGGTTTCGGCTTTCTCCGCTCTGCGGATGCCTCGTACCTCGCTGGCCCCGATGACATCTACGTCTCGCCGAGCCAGATCCGCCGCTTCAACTTGCGCACGGGCGATACCATCGTCGGCAAGATCCGCCCGCCGAAAGAAGGCGAGCGCTACTTCGCGCTGCTCAAAGTTGACACCATCAACTACGACCGCCCGGAAAACGCCAAGAACAAAATTCTCTTCGAGAACCTGACGCCGCTGTTCCCGACCAAGCGTCTGGTCATGGAAGCCGGTAATGGCTCCACCGAAGACATTACTGGTCGCGTCATCGACCTGTGTGCGCCGATCGGTAAAGGCCAGCGCGGCCTGATCGTGGCACCGCCGAAGGCCGGTAAAACCATCATGCTGCAGAATATCGCGGCCAACATCGCGCGCAACAACCCCGAGTGCCACCTGATCGTGCTGTTGATCGATGAGCGCCCGGAAGAAGTGACCGAAATGCAGCGCACCGTGCGCGGCGAAGTGGTTGCCTCGACGTTCGATGAGCCACCAACCCGCCACGTGCAGGTTGCCGAGATGGTGATCGAGAAGGCCAAGCGCCTGGTCGAGCACAAAAAGGATGTGGTCATCCTGCTCGACTCCATCACCCGTCTGGCGCGTGCCTACAACACCGTGATCCCAAGCTCTGGCAAGGTCCTCACCGGTGGTGTTGACGCTCACGCCCTAGAGAAGCCGAAACGCTTCTTCGGCGCGGCGCGGAACATCGAAGAAGGCGGTTCGCTGACCATCATCGCCACCGCGCTGGTAGAAACCGGTTCGAAGATGGATGAAGTGATCTACGAAGAGTTCAAAGGCACGGGCAACATGGAGCTGCCGCTGGACCGTCGTATCGCTGAAAAGCGTGTGTTCCCGGCCATCAACATAAACCGCGCCGGCACCCGTCGCGAAGAGTTGCTGACCGCCGATGACGAACTGCAGCGCATGTGGATTCTGCGCAAGCTGCTGCACCCGATGGATGAAATTGCCGCCATCGAGTTCCTCACCGACAAGCTGAAAGCGACCAAGACCAACGACGAGTTCTTCCAGTCGATGAAGCGCAAGTAA
- the trxA gene encoding thioredoxin TrxA produces the protein MSEFITNVSDASFDQDVLQAEGPVLVDYWAEWCGPCKMIAPVLDEIAQAYQGKLKVCKLNIDENQDTPPKFGVRGIPTLMLFKNGNVEATKVGALSKSQLAAFLDSNI, from the coding sequence ATGAGCGAATTCATCACCAATGTCAGCGATGCCAGCTTCGACCAAGACGTCCTGCAAGCCGAAGGGCCGGTGCTGGTCGATTACTGGGCTGAGTGGTGCGGCCCGTGCAAGATGATTGCGCCGGTACTCGATGAGATCGCCCAGGCTTACCAGGGCAAGCTGAAAGTGTGCAAACTGAACATCGATGAAAATCAGGACACCCCGCCGAAGTTCGGCGTGCGTGGTATTCCGACTCTGATGCTGTTCAAGAATGGCAATGTCGAAGCGACCAAGGTCGGCGCACTGTCCAAGTCACAACTGGCAGCCTTCCTCGACAGCAACATCTAA
- the ppx gene encoding exopolyphosphatase codes for MPHTPAESFPLIAAIDLGSNSFHMVLAKANHGEIRILERLGDKVQLAAGIDEQRLLSEAAMQRGLDCLSRFAQLTATLPDGAVRVVGTNALREARNCAEFIRRAEEILGHPVEVISGREEARLIYLGVSHSIADTPGKRLVTDIGGGSTEFIIGQRFEPLLRESLQMGCVSFTQRFFKDGKITPARYAQAYTAARLEIMGIEHALRRLGWEDVVGASGTIKAIGLTIQAAGLGNGEVNAEGMAWLKRKLFKIGEAEKLDLDGIKADRRGIFPAGLAILEAIFDACDIQRMSHSEGALREGVLYDLLGRHQHEDVRERSLSSLMERYHVDQEQAARVESKALAALENVARDWQLQDVWHRELLSWAAKVHEVGLDIAHYQYHKHGAYLVEHSDLAGFSRQDQQMLALLVRGHRRNIPKDKFADFGAEGIKLIRLCVLLRFAILFHHIRGNHEMPDVQLKAREQSLEIHFPDGWLENNPLTKADFTQEAGWLKRIGIELSAR; via the coding sequence ATGCCGCATACCCCTGCCGAGTCTTTCCCTTTGATTGCAGCTATCGACCTGGGCTCCAACAGCTTCCATATGGTGCTGGCCAAAGCCAACCACGGCGAAATCCGCATCCTCGAACGCCTCGGCGATAAAGTCCAACTGGCCGCCGGTATCGATGAGCAGCGCCTGCTCAGCGAAGCGGCCATGCAGCGAGGGCTCGATTGCCTGAGCCGCTTCGCTCAGCTGACCGCCACCCTGCCAGATGGCGCGGTGCGTGTAGTCGGCACCAACGCCCTGCGTGAAGCACGCAACTGCGCGGAGTTTATCCGCCGCGCTGAAGAAATCCTCGGTCACCCGGTTGAGGTAATTTCTGGCCGAGAAGAAGCCCGATTGATCTACCTCGGTGTGTCACACAGCATTGCCGACACGCCGGGCAAGCGCCTGGTGACCGATATTGGCGGCGGCAGCACCGAATTCATCATCGGCCAACGTTTTGAGCCCTTACTGCGCGAAAGCCTGCAGATGGGTTGTGTGAGCTTTACCCAACGCTTTTTCAAAGACGGCAAAATCACCCCGGCACGCTACGCCCAGGCTTACACCGCCGCGCGTTTGGAGATCATGGGCATCGAGCACGCCCTGCGCCGCCTCGGCTGGGAAGATGTGGTCGGTGCATCGGGTACGATCAAGGCGATTGGCTTGACCATTCAAGCCGCCGGCCTCGGCAACGGTGAAGTCAACGCCGAGGGCATGGCCTGGCTGAAGCGCAAGTTATTCAAGATTGGCGAGGCGGAAAAACTCGATCTCGATGGCATCAAAGCCGATCGCCGGGGAATTTTCCCGGCGGGCCTGGCGATTCTTGAAGCCATCTTCGACGCCTGCGACATCCAGCGCATGAGCCACTCCGAAGGCGCCCTGCGCGAAGGCGTGCTGTATGACCTGCTGGGCCGCCATCAGCATGAGGACGTACGGGAGCGCAGCCTCAGCTCGCTGATGGAGCGTTACCACGTTGATCAGGAGCAGGCTGCCCGCGTTGAAAGCAAGGCCCTGGCGGCCCTGGAAAACGTCGCCCGCGACTGGCAACTGCAAGATGTTTGGCACCGCGAGCTGCTCAGTTGGGCGGCCAAGGTGCATGAGGTGGGCCTGGATATCGCCCACTATCAGTACCACAAGCACGGCGCCTACCTGGTTGAACACTCCGACCTGGCCGGTTTCTCCCGCCAAGATCAGCAGATGCTCGCCCTATTGGTGCGCGGCCATCGACGCAATATCCCCAAGGATAAATTCGCCGACTTCGGCGCCGAGGGCATCAAGCTGATCCGCCTGTGCGTGCTGCTGCGCTTCGCCATCCTGTTCCACCACATTCGCGGCAACCATGAGATGCCTGACGTACAGCTCAAGGCCCGCGAACAGAGCCTGGAAATTCACTTCCCGGACGGCTGGCTGGAAAACAACCCGCTGACCAAAGCGGACTTCACTCAGGAAGCCGGTTGGCTCAAGCGGATCGGCATCGAGCTTAGCGCGCGCTAA
- the ppk1 gene encoding polyphosphate kinase 1: MNTEGLSTPELADAQPVVDEVLAVETPVVEAPAPVTPAPVVTHNLDDSSLYIHRELSQMQFNIRVLEQALDESYPLLERLKFLLIFSSNLDEFFEIRVAGLKKQITFAREQAAADGLQPHQALARIAELAHEQVERQYAILNDTLFPALAKHNVNFIRRRFWNAKIKAWVRRYFRDEIAPIITPIGLDPTHPFPLLVNKSLNFIVELEGVDAFGRDSGLAIIPAPRLLPRVIKVPEDVGGPGANYVFLSSMIHAHADDLFQGMKVKGCYQFRLTRNADLSVDTEDVEDLARALRGELFSRRYGDAVRLEVVDSCPQPLLDYLLKQFNLTESELYRVNGPVNLTRLFSVTGLESHPELQYTPFTPVIPKLLQNAENIFSVVSKQDILLLHPFESFTPVVDLLRQAAKDPHVLAIKQTLYRSGANSEIVDALVDAARNGKEVTAVIELRARFDEESNLALASRLQAAGAVVIYGVVGFKTHAKMMLILRRENGDIVRYAHLGTGNYHAANAKLYTDYSLLTADVALGEDVSKLFSQLIGMGKTLRMKKLLHAPFTLKKTLLDMIARETATAADGKPAHIMAKFNSLTDAKIIRALYKASQAGVKIELVVRGMCCLRPGIAGVSHNIQVRSIIGRFLEHTRVFYFLNGGEEQIYLSSADWMERNLDKRVETCFPVEGKKLILRVKKELESYLSDNTQAWVLQSDGRYVRCSPSGNQNPRSAQAGLLEKLTAPLISAR, from the coding sequence ATGAACACCGAAGGACTCAGTACCCCTGAATTAGCAGACGCCCAGCCGGTCGTCGACGAGGTTTTAGCCGTGGAAACGCCTGTCGTTGAGGCTCCAGCGCCGGTTACACCAGCGCCGGTGGTGACCCACAATCTGGATGACAGCAGCCTGTATATCCACCGTGAGCTGTCGCAGATGCAATTCAATATCCGCGTGCTGGAGCAGGCGCTGGATGAGTCCTATCCGTTGCTCGAACGGCTGAAGTTCTTGCTGATTTTCTCCAGCAACCTAGATGAGTTCTTCGAGATACGCGTCGCCGGGCTGAAGAAGCAGATCACCTTCGCTCGCGAACAAGCCGCCGCCGATGGTTTGCAACCGCACCAGGCGTTGGCGCGGATTGCCGAGCTGGCGCACGAACAGGTCGAGCGCCAGTACGCGATTCTCAACGACACACTGTTCCCCGCGCTGGCCAAGCACAACGTCAACTTTATTCGCCGGCGCTTCTGGAATGCCAAGATCAAAGCCTGGGTACGGCGATATTTCCGCGATGAGATCGCGCCGATCATCACCCCGATCGGCCTTGATCCGACGCATCCGTTCCCGCTGCTGGTGAACAAGAGCCTGAACTTTATCGTCGAGCTTGAGGGGGTCGATGCCTTTGGCCGTGACTCGGGTCTGGCGATCATTCCGGCGCCGCGCTTGCTGCCGCGGGTGATCAAGGTGCCGGAAGATGTCGGTGGCCCGGGCGCCAACTACGTGTTCCTCTCGTCGATGATCCACGCGCATGCCGACGACCTGTTCCAGGGCATGAAGGTCAAGGGCTGCTACCAGTTCCGCCTGACCCGTAACGCCGACCTGTCGGTGGACACCGAGGACGTTGAAGACCTGGCCCGCGCCCTGCGTGGCGAGCTATTCAGCCGCCGTTACGGTGATGCCGTGCGTCTGGAGGTGGTCGACAGCTGCCCGCAACCGTTGCTCGACTACCTGCTCAAACAATTCAATTTGACCGAGTCCGAACTGTATCGGGTCAACGGCCCGGTCAACTTGACGCGCTTATTCAGCGTCACCGGGCTGGAGAGTCACCCGGAGTTGCAGTACACCCCGTTTACCCCGGTGATCCCCAAGCTGTTGCAGAACGCCGAGAACATTTTCAGTGTGGTCAGCAAGCAGGACATCCTCTTGCTGCACCCCTTCGAGTCGTTTACTCCGGTGGTCGATTTGCTGCGCCAGGCGGCGAAAGACCCACACGTTCTGGCGATCAAACAGACCCTGTACCGCTCCGGGGCTAACTCGGAAATTGTCGATGCGCTGGTGGACGCCGCGCGCAACGGCAAGGAAGTCACCGCAGTCATTGAGCTGCGCGCGCGTTTCGATGAGGAGTCCAACCTGGCCCTGGCCAGTCGCCTGCAAGCGGCCGGCGCGGTGGTGATCTATGGCGTGGTTGGCTTCAAGACCCACGCCAAGATGATGCTGATTCTGCGCCGTGAAAACGGCGATATCGTGCGTTACGCGCACCTTGGCACCGGTAACTACCACGCTGCCAACGCTAAGCTGTACACCGATTACAGCCTGCTCACCGCCGATGTGGCGCTGGGTGAGGACGTGTCGAAACTGTTCAGCCAGTTAATCGGCATGGGTAAGACCCTGCGCATGAAGAAGCTGCTGCATGCGCCGTTCACCTTGAAGAAGACCCTGCTCGACATGATCGCCCGCGAAACCGCGACGGCCGCCGACGGCAAACCGGCGCATATCATGGCCAAGTTCAACTCGCTAACCGATGCCAAGATCATCCGCGCGTTGTACAAGGCCAGCCAGGCCGGGGTGAAAATCGAACTGGTGGTGCGCGGCATGTGTTGCCTGCGCCCGGGCATTGCCGGGGTCTCGCACAATATTCAGGTGCGCTCGATCATTGGCCGCTTCCTCGAGCACACACGGGTGTTCTACTTCCTCAATGGCGGCGAAGAGCAAATCTACCTGTCGAGTGCCGACTGGATGGAGCGCAACCTCGACAAGCGCGTTGAGACCTGCTTCCCGGTAGAGGGCAAGAAGCTGATTTTGCGGGTCAAGAAGGAGCTGGAAAGCTACCTGAGCGACAACACCCAGGCCTGGGTGCTGCAGTCAGATGGGCGCTATGTACGCTGCAGCCCGAGCGGCAACCAGAACCCGCGCAGCGCTCAGGCGGGTTTGCTGGAGAAGCTCACCGCACCGCTGATTAGCGCGCGCTAA
- the hemB gene encoding porphobilinogen synthase — translation MSFTPASRLFPATRLRRNRRDDFSRRLVRENRLSVDDLILPVFVLDGENRREAIASMPGVERLSIDLLLKEAEHWVALGIPALALFPVTPLEKKSLLAEEAWNPDGIAQRAIRALRAKFPELGVISDVALDPFTTHGQDGILDADGYVQNDITVDALVKQALSHADAGAQVVAPSDMMDGRVQAIREALELADHTNVRIMAYSAKYASAYYGPFRDAVGSAANLGKANKASYQMDPANGDEALHEVAADLAEGADMVMVKPGMPYLDILFRVKAEFKVPTFVYQVSGEYAMHMAAIQNGWLSEAVILESLTAFKRAGADGILTYFAVRAAELLKQG, via the coding sequence GTGAGCTTTACCCCTGCAAGCCGCCTGTTTCCCGCCACCCGCCTGCGCCGTAATCGCCGTGATGATTTTTCCCGCCGTTTGGTGCGTGAAAACCGCCTGAGTGTCGACGACCTGATTTTGCCGGTGTTCGTCCTCGACGGCGAAAACCGCCGTGAAGCGATTGCCTCAATGCCGGGTGTCGAGCGTTTATCCATTGACCTGCTGCTCAAGGAAGCCGAGCACTGGGTGGCCTTGGGTATTCCCGCACTGGCCTTGTTCCCGGTGACGCCGCTGGAGAAGAAGTCGCTGCTGGCTGAAGAGGCCTGGAACCCGGACGGTATTGCTCAGCGCGCGATTCGTGCCCTGCGTGCCAAATTCCCCGAGTTGGGCGTGATCAGCGATGTGGCCCTGGACCCGTTTACCACTCACGGGCAGGACGGCATTCTTGATGCTGACGGCTATGTGCAGAACGACATCACCGTTGATGCGCTGGTCAAGCAGGCGCTCTCGCATGCTGATGCCGGTGCTCAGGTGGTCGCGCCGTCAGACATGATGGATGGCCGTGTGCAGGCGATTCGTGAAGCGCTGGAGCTGGCCGATCACACCAATGTGCGGATCATGGCCTACTCGGCCAAGTACGCCAGCGCCTATTACGGCCCGTTCCGCGATGCGGTGGGTTCGGCGGCCAATCTGGGCAAGGCCAACAAGGCCAGCTACCAGATGGATCCGGCCAATGGCGACGAAGCCCTGCATGAAGTGGCCGCTGACCTGGCCGAAGGTGCGGACATGGTGATGGTCAAGCCGGGTATGCCCTACTTGGATATCTTGTTCCGGGTTAAAGCGGAATTCAAAGTGCCGACCTTTGTCTATCAGGTCAGTGGTGAGTATGCCATGCACATGGCGGCTATCCAGAATGGTTGGTTGAGCGAGGCGGTGATTCTCGAATCACTGACCGCCTTCAAACGTGCGGGTGCCGATGGCATCTTGACGTATTTCGCCGTGCGCGCGGCAGAACTGCTGAAACAGGGGTAG
- a CDS encoding sterol desaturase family protein — protein sequence MNYILYAIPFFLVLIGLELLLDRWRGVSTYRFSDALNSLSAGLLSTTVGLLTKAVGVLSYTLAWQQLALFELPANSWWVWLLAFVFYDFCYYWNHRLGHERNVLWAAHSVHHQSEDYNLSTALRQTSSGFIFGWIFYLPMAVAGVPPLVFLTVAALNLLYQFWVHTRHIPKLGWFEWLFITPSNHRVHHAQNTAYMDRNYGGVLILWDRLFGTFQEELDEEPVIFGVTTPLASWNPLWANAQFYVALWRDARRAESWWDKLRIWFMRTGWRPADVAAKYPQSKADLSQFVKFEVPLNLAQKVYAGVQFSLYVLGGTLLMGQGAELSLAQVLLGVAWMAVGLYIIGSWLENRPSAKRLEVLRLLLNLPAVWLALQLGLLTAQPLLWVLLLGYSLLSLGALFWAPRGQAVVPA from the coding sequence ATGAATTACATTTTGTATGCCATACCGTTTTTCCTGGTTCTGATCGGCTTAGAGCTGCTGCTCGACCGTTGGCGCGGGGTCAGCACCTATCGCTTCTCCGATGCGCTCAACAGCCTCAGCGCAGGGCTGCTGTCGACCACTGTGGGCCTGCTGACCAAGGCCGTCGGCGTGCTCAGCTACACCCTGGCCTGGCAACAGTTGGCGTTGTTCGAGTTGCCGGCCAACAGCTGGTGGGTGTGGTTGTTGGCCTTCGTGTTCTACGACTTCTGCTATTACTGGAACCACCGTCTGGGGCATGAGCGCAATGTGCTCTGGGCCGCGCATTCGGTGCATCACCAAAGCGAGGACTACAACCTCTCCACTGCACTGCGGCAAACCAGCAGCGGGTTTATCTTCGGCTGGATCTTCTACCTGCCGATGGCCGTGGCTGGCGTGCCACCGCTGGTATTCCTGACGGTGGCGGCACTCAACCTGCTCTATCAGTTTTGGGTGCATACCCGGCATATCCCCAAGCTGGGCTGGTTTGAATGGCTGTTTATCACGCCGTCCAACCACCGCGTGCACCATGCGCAGAATACGGCGTATATGGATCGCAATTACGGCGGCGTGTTGATTCTCTGGGACCGATTGTTTGGCACCTTCCAGGAGGAGCTGGACGAGGAACCGGTGATATTCGGTGTGACCACGCCACTGGCCAGCTGGAACCCGCTGTGGGCCAATGCGCAGTTCTATGTAGCGCTGTGGCGTGATGCGCGGCGGGCTGAGTCCTGGTGGGACAAGCTGCGCATCTGGTTTATGCGCACCGGCTGGCGGCCCGCCGATGTGGCGGCCAAGTACCCGCAGAGCAAGGCGGATCTCAGTCAGTTCGTTAAATTCGAGGTGCCCTTGAACCTGGCGCAGAAAGTCTATGCCGGGGTGCAGTTCAGCCTGTATGTGCTGGGCGGTACGCTGCTGATGGGCCAGGGCGCTGAGTTGAGCCTGGCGCAGGTGCTGCTGGGCGTGGCTTGGATGGCCGTGGGGCTGTATATCATCGGCAGCTGGTTAGAGAACCGCCCCAGCGCCAAGCGCCTGGAAGTGCTGCGGTTGCTGCTGAACCTGCCGGCTGTCTGGTTGGCGCTGCAGCTGGGTTTGCTGACGGCGCAGCCGCTGCTCTGGGTGTTGTTGCTGGGTTACAGCCTGCTCAGCCTCGGCGCGCTGTTCTGGGCGCCGCGCGGGCAGGCGGTCGTGCCTGCTTAG
- the elbB gene encoding isoprenoid biosynthesis glyoxalase ElbB, with product MNKKVAVILSGCGVYDGAEIHESVITLLRLDQRGAVVQCFAPNVAQLHVVDHYSGDEMDETRNVLVESARIARGKIKDVKELHVGDFDALIMPGGFGVAKNLSDFAISGANCTVQPDVLSATQAFVSAGKPVGLMCIAPALAAKIFGSGVICTIGNDHETAAALVKMGAQHHECEVSELVEDSERKLVSTPAYMLAQSISEAASGINKLVDRVLELSHPV from the coding sequence ATGAACAAGAAAGTCGCGGTAATTCTTTCCGGCTGTGGCGTTTATGACGGCGCGGAAATCCATGAAAGCGTGATCACCCTGTTGCGCCTCGATCAGCGCGGCGCAGTGGTGCAGTGTTTCGCCCCCAATGTCGCGCAGTTGCACGTGGTTGATCACTACAGCGGCGATGAGATGGACGAGACGCGCAACGTACTGGTCGAGTCGGCGCGTATCGCCCGCGGCAAGATCAAGGACGTCAAAGAGCTGCATGTTGGCGACTTCGACGCGCTGATCATGCCCGGCGGCTTCGGCGTGGCGAAGAACCTCTCCGACTTCGCCATCAGCGGTGCCAACTGCACGGTGCAGCCGGACGTGCTGAGCGCCACCCAGGCCTTTGTCAGCGCCGGCAAGCCGGTGGGACTGATGTGCATCGCCCCGGCGCTGGCGGCAAAAATCTTTGGCAGCGGGGTAATCTGCACCATCGGCAACGACCATGAGACCGCTGCCGCGCTGGTCAAAATGGGCGCACAGCATCATGAGTGTGAAGTCAGTGAGCTGGTCGAAGACAGCGAGCGCAAACTGGTCAGCACTCCGGCCTATATGCTGGCGCAGTCGATCAGCGAAGCCGCCTCGGGGATCAACAAGCTGGTTGACCGGGTCCTAGAGCTCAGCCATCCCGTGTGA